A part of Vigna radiata var. radiata cultivar VC1973A chromosome 11, Vradiata_ver6, whole genome shotgun sequence genomic DNA contains:
- the LOC106776819 gene encoding uncharacterized protein LOC106776819: MAREYRKGNWTLQETLILITAKKLDDERRIKAPSSSSSPSSSNRNTGELRWKWVENYCWTHGCLRSQNQCNDKWDNLLRDYKKVRDYEVTKSSSSSSSHLSNNNQFQFQSYWTMEKHQRKEHKLPSNMLLQVYQAVTQVLQKKSHTFQLHHHQHHFVNVLHSPPQEQHPQVMPLLTSTSQPLSHTAPAASQPLLLLPPPSLPPRPVDSTTPPVSEGSESSGTECKNDDDNSESKRRKFEQKLGSSIMRSASELAQALRSCEEKKEKRHQEMMELHRRGLHIEERRSQLNQQGITNLVSAVTNLTGVIQSFITMNKDHGGRNADDHACSS, translated from the exons ATGGCTCGTGAATACCGCAAGGGTAACTGGACCCTCCAAGAAACTCTCATCCTCATCACAGCCAAGAAGCTCGACGACGAACGCAGGATCAAAgcaccttcttcttcctcttctccctCTTCTTCCAACAGAAACACTGGCGAACTAAGGTGGAAGTGGGTGGAGAACTATTGCTGGACCCACGGCTGCTTGAGGAGCCAGAACCAGTGCAACGATAAATGGGACAACCTCTTACGCGACTACAAGAAGGTTCGAGACTACGAGGTCACCaaatcctcctcctcctcctcgtCGCATCTTTCAAACAACAACCAGTTTCAGTTCCAATCTTACTGGACCATGGAAAAACACCAACGCAAGGAACACAAACTACCCTCCAACATGCTCCTCCAAGTCTACCAAGCTGTCACGCAAGTGTTGCAGAAGAAATCCCACACTTTTCAACTTCATCACCACCAACACCATTTCGTTAACGTTCTCCATTCACCACCACAGGAACAACATCCACAAGTTATGCCATTGCTAACTTCAACCTCACAGCCACTCTCCCATACAGCTCCGGCAGCTTCTCAACCACTGCTGTTATTGCCACCACCGTCTCTTCCACCACGCCCGGTTGACTCCACTACTCCACCAGTTTCAG AGGGATCAGAATCAAGTGGCACAGAATGCAAAAACGATGACGATAACTCAGAATCGAAACGCAGGAAATTTGAGCAGAAGCTTGGATCAAGCATCATGCGCAGTGCATCAGAGTTGGCACAAGCTCTTAGGAGCTGTgaggagaagaaggagaagaggcATCAAGAGATGATGGAGCTTCATCGGCGAGGGCTTCACATTGAAGAAAGACGAAGCCAATTGAACCAGCAAGGAATCACCAACCTTGTTTCTGCAGTAACCAACCTCACTGGTGTCATTCAATCATTCATCACCATGAACAAAGATCATGGTGGTCGCAATGCTGATGATCATGCATGTTCTTCCTAA
- the LOC106777048 gene encoding peptidyl-prolyl cis-trans isomerase CYP21-4 has translation MGRIKPHVLLQQSKRKKGPSGISATTIIVCTLIIVMLMHFMFYRHWSNRRRLQPESYISVSEDENTLAESKKSDLPGYAIVITSKGSIIVELYKESAPEVVDEFIDLCQKGHFKGMLFHQVIKHYVIQAGHNKGPGATEDWNLLGKKYASMRHEAFMLGTSKGNYFNKGFDLFITTAPIPDLSEKLIVFGRVIKGEDIVQEIEEVDTDEHYQPKISIGILDVALKEMV, from the exons ATGGGGAGGATCAAACCTCATGTTCTGCTACAGCAAAGCAAAAGGAAGAAGGGGCCTTCTGGCATAAGTGCCACAACTATTATAGTCTGTACATTGATTATTGTCATGCTTATGCATTTCATGTTTTATAGACACTGGTCCAACAG GAGAAGACTTCAACCAGAGAGCTACATTTCAGTCTCTGAG GATGAAAATACGCTTGCGGAGTCCAAAAAGTCTGATCTACCTGGATATGCG ATTGTAATTACCTCTAAAGGCTCTATCATAGTAGAACTTTATAAGGAAAGTGCCCCTGAAGTTGTTGATGAATTCATAGATTTATG TCAAAAAGGGCACTTCAAGGGAATGCTTTTTCACCAAGTAATTAAACACTATGTAATTCAGGCTGGTCATAACAAAGGGCCCGGAGCTACTGAAGATTGGAACTTGTTAGGAAAGAAATATGCaag TATGAGACATGAAGCATTCATGCTTGGAACTTCGAAGGGTAATTACTTCAACAAAGGATTTGATCTTTTCATCACAACTGCACCAATACCAGATCTAAGTGAAAAGCTTATTGTGTTTGGCCGAGTCATCAAGGGAGAGGATATTGTTCAG GAAATTGAAGAAGTGGATACAGATGAACATTACCAACCAAAAATTTCTATTGGGATACTTGATGTGGCTCTTAAAGAGATGGTGTGA